In the Oryzias latipes chromosome 9, ASM223467v1 genome, one interval contains:
- the fancg gene encoding Fanconi anemia group G protein isoform X2, translating into MRPLLDDEHTCHAVHRYDYRGQQRNCSTFLFCVYFRLSRDFADEGNSNNLHLNCFSKMNQQQSLFDYWTEENNELKQEGQNAVGPHLTSGFQKLLRKIQGVPPETDHAQLELSVVYNACICLISQSQFTEAELLLKQATERILQMKGENLCQSDAPILWITAIRSVENTALHPFLLLLPCLQWAIWLATCQLKPIKDFQESSMFEALSSGVGGDCGEDAKETSTKVPLLVMDPKRFTELLQICRVIVQSAEQMNEGRSSEALPLLQAASKLPAPKTLVAYTHLLSGSCLAHMNCPQMALHCYKKALETDAQCVYALHQSTLVYCELGNTQAEIQALHIMHSTLLLPSPAEPSTAGVQLLSPSLLLGSQSLKDLLSVPSALSVLHRLALKCILSGRVSEGVKHYLDLLATLHSEDHHRVKVHSEFSTLPRLPKLYLEAAVALLMAQRPADSMALCMEVVDSTLELLPETVVIEEPEEGSEAMQKEGEDRIAALLWAAAAYLLQGQCYSQLKDWKQAVTHYTRCVNMLVKVHFKRRDAQTDVSQAGRHLSQTANLHILQRLKGLSLAGRGISFSQMDHLKEALRDLQLSLQALPEGIGAGLWCGEVLWRLDRKREAAARWEATWSLPTQSLTESFPLYAQEPSFGPLLDSTELRHRIQELGPV; encoded by the exons ATGCGCCCCCTTCTGGATGATGAACACACTTGTCATGCAGTTCATAGATATGACTACAGGGGGCAGCAGAGAAATTGCTccactttccttttttgtgtttacttcCGGTTATCTCGCGACTTTGCAGACGAGGGAAACTCGAACAATCTGCACCTAAATTGTTTCAGTAAAATGAACCAACAACAGTCTTTATTTGACTACTGGACAGAAGAAAACAACGAGTTG AAACAGGAAGGACAGAATGCTGTTGGGCCACATCTAACCTCTGGGTTTCAAAAACTGTTGAGAAAAATACAAG GAGTCCCACCTGAAACCGATCACGCACAGCTGGAGCTCTCGGTTGTGTACAATGCCTGCATCTGCTTGATTTCACAGTCTCAGTTCACTGAAGCTGAGCTCCTCCTCAAACAAGCAACTGAGAGAA TTCTACAAATGAAAGGGGAAAACCTTTGTCAGTCAGATGCTCCTATACTCTGGATAACTGCTATCCGATCAGTGGAGAACACAGCTTTGCATCCCTTCCTGCTGCTTCTTCCATGTCTGCAGTGGGCAATATGGCTGGCCACATGCCAGCTAAAGCCTATAAAGGATTTTCAG GAGTCCTCCATGTTTGAAGCTCTAAGTAGTGGAGTTGGAGGTGATTGTGGAGAAGATGCAAAGGAAACCTCCACAAAGGTTCCTTTACTGGTGATGGATCCGAAAAGGTTTACTGAGTTATTGCAAATCTGCAGAGTCATTGTTCAAA gtgcagAACAGATGAATGAGGGTCGGAGCTCTGAAGCTCTGCCTCTTTTGCAGGCGGCTTCCAAACTGCCAGCTCCCAAAACTCTTGTTGCTTACACACACCTCCTGTCAGGCTCATGCCTCGCCCATATG AACTGCCCTCAGATGGCACTGCATTGCTACAAAAAGGCCCTAGAAACAGACGCCCAGTGTGTGTATGCGCTCCATCAGAGCACACTTGTCTATTGTGAGCTTGGAAACACGCAAGCTGAGATACAAGCTCTTCATATAATGCACTCG ACTTTGTTATTGCCTTCACCTGCAGAGCCCTCCACCGCTGGAGTCCAACTTCTCTCTCCGTCTTTGCTTCTCGGCAGCCAATCACTGAAAGACCTGCTCTCAGTCCCATCTGCTCTCAGTGTCCTTCACAGACTGGCTCTCAAATGCATTCTCAGTGGCAg AGTGTCTGAGGGGGTTAAACACTACCTTGACCTTCTGGCTACCCTTCACTCAGAGGATCATCAcagagtaaaa gTGCATTCTGAGTTCTCCACCCTCCCCAGGTTACCCAAACTCTACTTAGAAGCTGCAGTTGCCTTGCTTATGGCCCAGCGACCTGCAGACAGTATGGCTCTTTGCATGGAAGTTGTTGACTCAACGCTGGAACTTCTGCCTGAGACAGTAGTGATTGAAGAACCAGAGGAGGGCAGTGAGGCTATGCAAAAGGAGGGAGAAGACAGAATTGCAGCGCTCCTCTGGGCTGCAGCTGCATACCTGCTACAAGGTCAATGCTACTCTCAGCTGAAGGACTGGAAACAAGCTGTGACTCACTACACAAG GTGTGTCAACATGCTTGTGAAAGTGCACTTTAAAAGGAGAG ATGCCCAGACAGACGTTTCCCAAGCAGGAAGACACCTCAGCCAAACAGCTAACCTGCACATCCTTCAAAGGCTTAAAGGCCTTTCGTTAGCTGGTCGGGGGATCAGCTTCAGCCAGATGGACCACCTTAAGGAGGCTCTAAGGGACCTCCAGCTGAGCCTACAGGCTCTTCCAG AGGGTATAGGTGCAGGGCTGTGGTGTGGTGAAGTACTGTGGAGGCTTGACAGAAAGCGGGAGGCAGCAGCTCGTTGGGAAGCGACCTGGAGCCTTCCAACTCAGTCTTTAACAGA GAGTTTTCCCTTGTATGCACAAGAACCCTCCTTTGGCCCTTTGTTGGACTCAACGGAACTACGACACAGAATACAGGAACTTGGTCCAGTTTAG
- the fancg gene encoding Fanconi anemia group G protein isoform X3 — MRPLLDDEHTCHAVHRYDYRGQQRNCSTFLFCVYFRLSRDFADEGNSNNLHLNCFSKMNQQQSLFDYWTEENNELEGQNAVGPHLTSGFQKLLRKIQGVPPETDHAQLELSVVYNACICLISQSQFTEAELLLKQATERILQMKGENLCQSDAPILWITAIRSVENTALHPFLLLLPCLQWAIWLATCQLKPIKDFQESSMFEALSSGVGGDCGEDAKETSTKVPLLVMDPKRFTELLQICRVIVQSAEQMNEGRSSEALPLLQAASKLPAPKTLVAYTHLLSGSCLAHMNCPQMALHCYKKALETDAQCVYALHQSTLVYCELGNTQAEIQALHIMHSTLLLPSPAEPSTAGVQLLSPSLLLGSQSLKDLLSVPSALSVLHRLALKCILSGRVSEGVKHYLDLLATLHSEDHHRVKVHSEFSTLPRLPKLYLEAAVALLMAQRPADSMALCMEVVDSTLELLPETVVIEEPEEGSEAMQKEGEDRIAALLWAAAAYLLQGQCYSQLKDWKQAVTHYTRCVNMLVKVHFKRRDAQTDVSQAGRHLSQTANLHILQRLKGLSLAGRGISFSQMDHLKEALRDLQLSLQALPEGIGAGLWCGEVLWRLDRKREAAARWEATWSLPTQSLTESFPLYAQEPSFGPLLDSTELRHRIQELGPV, encoded by the exons ATGCGCCCCCTTCTGGATGATGAACACACTTGTCATGCAGTTCATAGATATGACTACAGGGGGCAGCAGAGAAATTGCTccactttccttttttgtgtttacttcCGGTTATCTCGCGACTTTGCAGACGAGGGAAACTCGAACAATCTGCACCTAAATTGTTTCAGTAAAATGAACCAACAACAGTCTTTATTTGACTACTGGACAGAAGAAAACAACGAGTTG GAAGGACAGAATGCTGTTGGGCCACATCTAACCTCTGGGTTTCAAAAACTGTTGAGAAAAATACAAG GAGTCCCACCTGAAACCGATCACGCACAGCTGGAGCTCTCGGTTGTGTACAATGCCTGCATCTGCTTGATTTCACAGTCTCAGTTCACTGAAGCTGAGCTCCTCCTCAAACAAGCAACTGAGAGAA TTCTACAAATGAAAGGGGAAAACCTTTGTCAGTCAGATGCTCCTATACTCTGGATAACTGCTATCCGATCAGTGGAGAACACAGCTTTGCATCCCTTCCTGCTGCTTCTTCCATGTCTGCAGTGGGCAATATGGCTGGCCACATGCCAGCTAAAGCCTATAAAGGATTTTCAG GAGTCCTCCATGTTTGAAGCTCTAAGTAGTGGAGTTGGAGGTGATTGTGGAGAAGATGCAAAGGAAACCTCCACAAAGGTTCCTTTACTGGTGATGGATCCGAAAAGGTTTACTGAGTTATTGCAAATCTGCAGAGTCATTGTTCAAA gtgcagAACAGATGAATGAGGGTCGGAGCTCTGAAGCTCTGCCTCTTTTGCAGGCGGCTTCCAAACTGCCAGCTCCCAAAACTCTTGTTGCTTACACACACCTCCTGTCAGGCTCATGCCTCGCCCATATG AACTGCCCTCAGATGGCACTGCATTGCTACAAAAAGGCCCTAGAAACAGACGCCCAGTGTGTGTATGCGCTCCATCAGAGCACACTTGTCTATTGTGAGCTTGGAAACACGCAAGCTGAGATACAAGCTCTTCATATAATGCACTCG ACTTTGTTATTGCCTTCACCTGCAGAGCCCTCCACCGCTGGAGTCCAACTTCTCTCTCCGTCTTTGCTTCTCGGCAGCCAATCACTGAAAGACCTGCTCTCAGTCCCATCTGCTCTCAGTGTCCTTCACAGACTGGCTCTCAAATGCATTCTCAGTGGCAg AGTGTCTGAGGGGGTTAAACACTACCTTGACCTTCTGGCTACCCTTCACTCAGAGGATCATCAcagagtaaaa gTGCATTCTGAGTTCTCCACCCTCCCCAGGTTACCCAAACTCTACTTAGAAGCTGCAGTTGCCTTGCTTATGGCCCAGCGACCTGCAGACAGTATGGCTCTTTGCATGGAAGTTGTTGACTCAACGCTGGAACTTCTGCCTGAGACAGTAGTGATTGAAGAACCAGAGGAGGGCAGTGAGGCTATGCAAAAGGAGGGAGAAGACAGAATTGCAGCGCTCCTCTGGGCTGCAGCTGCATACCTGCTACAAGGTCAATGCTACTCTCAGCTGAAGGACTGGAAACAAGCTGTGACTCACTACACAAG GTGTGTCAACATGCTTGTGAAAGTGCACTTTAAAAGGAGAG ATGCCCAGACAGACGTTTCCCAAGCAGGAAGACACCTCAGCCAAACAGCTAACCTGCACATCCTTCAAAGGCTTAAAGGCCTTTCGTTAGCTGGTCGGGGGATCAGCTTCAGCCAGATGGACCACCTTAAGGAGGCTCTAAGGGACCTCCAGCTGAGCCTACAGGCTCTTCCAG AGGGTATAGGTGCAGGGCTGTGGTGTGGTGAAGTACTGTGGAGGCTTGACAGAAAGCGGGAGGCAGCAGCTCGTTGGGAAGCGACCTGGAGCCTTCCAACTCAGTCTTTAACAGA GAGTTTTCCCTTGTATGCACAAGAACCCTCCTTTGGCCCTTTGTTGGACTCAACGGAACTACGACACAGAATACAGGAACTTGGTCCAGTTTAG
- the fancg gene encoding Fanconi anemia group G protein isoform X1, whose product MRPLLDDEHTCHAVHRYDYRGQQRNCSTFLFCVYFRLSRDFADEGNSNNLHLNCFSKMNQQQSLFDYWTEENNELVRNCKKQEGQNAVGPHLTSGFQKLLRKIQGVPPETDHAQLELSVVYNACICLISQSQFTEAELLLKQATERILQMKGENLCQSDAPILWITAIRSVENTALHPFLLLLPCLQWAIWLATCQLKPIKDFQESSMFEALSSGVGGDCGEDAKETSTKVPLLVMDPKRFTELLQICRVIVQSAEQMNEGRSSEALPLLQAASKLPAPKTLVAYTHLLSGSCLAHMNCPQMALHCYKKALETDAQCVYALHQSTLVYCELGNTQAEIQALHIMHSTLLLPSPAEPSTAGVQLLSPSLLLGSQSLKDLLSVPSALSVLHRLALKCILSGRVSEGVKHYLDLLATLHSEDHHRVKVHSEFSTLPRLPKLYLEAAVALLMAQRPADSMALCMEVVDSTLELLPETVVIEEPEEGSEAMQKEGEDRIAALLWAAAAYLLQGQCYSQLKDWKQAVTHYTRCVNMLVKVHFKRRDAQTDVSQAGRHLSQTANLHILQRLKGLSLAGRGISFSQMDHLKEALRDLQLSLQALPEGIGAGLWCGEVLWRLDRKREAAARWEATWSLPTQSLTESFPLYAQEPSFGPLLDSTELRHRIQELGPV is encoded by the exons ATGCGCCCCCTTCTGGATGATGAACACACTTGTCATGCAGTTCATAGATATGACTACAGGGGGCAGCAGAGAAATTGCTccactttccttttttgtgtttacttcCGGTTATCTCGCGACTTTGCAGACGAGGGAAACTCGAACAATCTGCACCTAAATTGTTTCAGTAAAATGAACCAACAACAGTCTTTATTTGACTACTGGACAGAAGAAAACAACGAGTTGGTAAGAAATTGTAAG AAACAGGAAGGACAGAATGCTGTTGGGCCACATCTAACCTCTGGGTTTCAAAAACTGTTGAGAAAAATACAAG GAGTCCCACCTGAAACCGATCACGCACAGCTGGAGCTCTCGGTTGTGTACAATGCCTGCATCTGCTTGATTTCACAGTCTCAGTTCACTGAAGCTGAGCTCCTCCTCAAACAAGCAACTGAGAGAA TTCTACAAATGAAAGGGGAAAACCTTTGTCAGTCAGATGCTCCTATACTCTGGATAACTGCTATCCGATCAGTGGAGAACACAGCTTTGCATCCCTTCCTGCTGCTTCTTCCATGTCTGCAGTGGGCAATATGGCTGGCCACATGCCAGCTAAAGCCTATAAAGGATTTTCAG GAGTCCTCCATGTTTGAAGCTCTAAGTAGTGGAGTTGGAGGTGATTGTGGAGAAGATGCAAAGGAAACCTCCACAAAGGTTCCTTTACTGGTGATGGATCCGAAAAGGTTTACTGAGTTATTGCAAATCTGCAGAGTCATTGTTCAAA gtgcagAACAGATGAATGAGGGTCGGAGCTCTGAAGCTCTGCCTCTTTTGCAGGCGGCTTCCAAACTGCCAGCTCCCAAAACTCTTGTTGCTTACACACACCTCCTGTCAGGCTCATGCCTCGCCCATATG AACTGCCCTCAGATGGCACTGCATTGCTACAAAAAGGCCCTAGAAACAGACGCCCAGTGTGTGTATGCGCTCCATCAGAGCACACTTGTCTATTGTGAGCTTGGAAACACGCAAGCTGAGATACAAGCTCTTCATATAATGCACTCG ACTTTGTTATTGCCTTCACCTGCAGAGCCCTCCACCGCTGGAGTCCAACTTCTCTCTCCGTCTTTGCTTCTCGGCAGCCAATCACTGAAAGACCTGCTCTCAGTCCCATCTGCTCTCAGTGTCCTTCACAGACTGGCTCTCAAATGCATTCTCAGTGGCAg AGTGTCTGAGGGGGTTAAACACTACCTTGACCTTCTGGCTACCCTTCACTCAGAGGATCATCAcagagtaaaa gTGCATTCTGAGTTCTCCACCCTCCCCAGGTTACCCAAACTCTACTTAGAAGCTGCAGTTGCCTTGCTTATGGCCCAGCGACCTGCAGACAGTATGGCTCTTTGCATGGAAGTTGTTGACTCAACGCTGGAACTTCTGCCTGAGACAGTAGTGATTGAAGAACCAGAGGAGGGCAGTGAGGCTATGCAAAAGGAGGGAGAAGACAGAATTGCAGCGCTCCTCTGGGCTGCAGCTGCATACCTGCTACAAGGTCAATGCTACTCTCAGCTGAAGGACTGGAAACAAGCTGTGACTCACTACACAAG GTGTGTCAACATGCTTGTGAAAGTGCACTTTAAAAGGAGAG ATGCCCAGACAGACGTTTCCCAAGCAGGAAGACACCTCAGCCAAACAGCTAACCTGCACATCCTTCAAAGGCTTAAAGGCCTTTCGTTAGCTGGTCGGGGGATCAGCTTCAGCCAGATGGACCACCTTAAGGAGGCTCTAAGGGACCTCCAGCTGAGCCTACAGGCTCTTCCAG AGGGTATAGGTGCAGGGCTGTGGTGTGGTGAAGTACTGTGGAGGCTTGACAGAAAGCGGGAGGCAGCAGCTCGTTGGGAAGCGACCTGGAGCCTTCCAACTCAGTCTTTAACAGA GAGTTTTCCCTTGTATGCACAAGAACCCTCCTTTGGCCCTTTGTTGGACTCAACGGAACTACGACACAGAATACAGGAACTTGGTCCAGTTTAG
- the fancg gene encoding Fanconi anemia group G protein, which produces MNQQQSLFDYWTEENNELVRNCKEGQNAVGPHLTSGFQKLLRKIQGVPPETDHAQLELSVVYNACICLISQSQFTEAELLLKQATERILQMKGENLCQSDAPILWITAIRSVENTALHPFLLLLPCLQWAIWLATCQLKPIKDFQESSMFEALSSGVGGDCGEDAKETSTKVPLLVMDPKRFTELLQICRVIVQSAEQMNEGRSSEALPLLQAASKLPAPKTLVAYTHLLSGSCLAHMNCPQMALHCYKKALETDAQCVYALHQSTLVYCELGNTQAEIQALHIMHSTLLLPSPAEPSTAGVQLLSPSLLLGSQSLKDLLSVPSALSVLHRLALKCILSGRVSEGVKHYLDLLATLHSEDHHRVKVHSEFSTLPRLPKLYLEAAVALLMAQRPADSMALCMEVVDSTLELLPETVVIEEPEEGSEAMQKEGEDRIAALLWAAAAYLLQGQCYSQLKDWKQAVTHYTRCVNMLVKVHFKRRDAQTDVSQAGRHLSQTANLHILQRLKGLSLAGRGISFSQMDHLKEALRDLQLSLQALPEGIGAGLWCGEVLWRLDRKREAAARWEATWSLPTQSLTESFPLYAQEPSFGPLLDSTELRHRIQELGPV; this is translated from the exons ATGAACCAACAACAGTCTTTATTTGACTACTGGACAGAAGAAAACAACGAGTTGGTAAGAAATTGTAAG GAAGGACAGAATGCTGTTGGGCCACATCTAACCTCTGGGTTTCAAAAACTGTTGAGAAAAATACAAG GAGTCCCACCTGAAACCGATCACGCACAGCTGGAGCTCTCGGTTGTGTACAATGCCTGCATCTGCTTGATTTCACAGTCTCAGTTCACTGAAGCTGAGCTCCTCCTCAAACAAGCAACTGAGAGAA TTCTACAAATGAAAGGGGAAAACCTTTGTCAGTCAGATGCTCCTATACTCTGGATAACTGCTATCCGATCAGTGGAGAACACAGCTTTGCATCCCTTCCTGCTGCTTCTTCCATGTCTGCAGTGGGCAATATGGCTGGCCACATGCCAGCTAAAGCCTATAAAGGATTTTCAG GAGTCCTCCATGTTTGAAGCTCTAAGTAGTGGAGTTGGAGGTGATTGTGGAGAAGATGCAAAGGAAACCTCCACAAAGGTTCCTTTACTGGTGATGGATCCGAAAAGGTTTACTGAGTTATTGCAAATCTGCAGAGTCATTGTTCAAA gtgcagAACAGATGAATGAGGGTCGGAGCTCTGAAGCTCTGCCTCTTTTGCAGGCGGCTTCCAAACTGCCAGCTCCCAAAACTCTTGTTGCTTACACACACCTCCTGTCAGGCTCATGCCTCGCCCATATG AACTGCCCTCAGATGGCACTGCATTGCTACAAAAAGGCCCTAGAAACAGACGCCCAGTGTGTGTATGCGCTCCATCAGAGCACACTTGTCTATTGTGAGCTTGGAAACACGCAAGCTGAGATACAAGCTCTTCATATAATGCACTCG ACTTTGTTATTGCCTTCACCTGCAGAGCCCTCCACCGCTGGAGTCCAACTTCTCTCTCCGTCTTTGCTTCTCGGCAGCCAATCACTGAAAGACCTGCTCTCAGTCCCATCTGCTCTCAGTGTCCTTCACAGACTGGCTCTCAAATGCATTCTCAGTGGCAg AGTGTCTGAGGGGGTTAAACACTACCTTGACCTTCTGGCTACCCTTCACTCAGAGGATCATCAcagagtaaaa gTGCATTCTGAGTTCTCCACCCTCCCCAGGTTACCCAAACTCTACTTAGAAGCTGCAGTTGCCTTGCTTATGGCCCAGCGACCTGCAGACAGTATGGCTCTTTGCATGGAAGTTGTTGACTCAACGCTGGAACTTCTGCCTGAGACAGTAGTGATTGAAGAACCAGAGGAGGGCAGTGAGGCTATGCAAAAGGAGGGAGAAGACAGAATTGCAGCGCTCCTCTGGGCTGCAGCTGCATACCTGCTACAAGGTCAATGCTACTCTCAGCTGAAGGACTGGAAACAAGCTGTGACTCACTACACAAG GTGTGTCAACATGCTTGTGAAAGTGCACTTTAAAAGGAGAG ATGCCCAGACAGACGTTTCCCAAGCAGGAAGACACCTCAGCCAAACAGCTAACCTGCACATCCTTCAAAGGCTTAAAGGCCTTTCGTTAGCTGGTCGGGGGATCAGCTTCAGCCAGATGGACCACCTTAAGGAGGCTCTAAGGGACCTCCAGCTGAGCCTACAGGCTCTTCCAG AGGGTATAGGTGCAGGGCTGTGGTGTGGTGAAGTACTGTGGAGGCTTGACAGAAAGCGGGAGGCAGCAGCTCGTTGGGAAGCGACCTGGAGCCTTCCAACTCAGTCTTTAACAGA GAGTTTTCCCTTGTATGCACAAGAACCCTCCTTTGGCCCTTTGTTGGACTCAACGGAACTACGACACAGAATACAGGAACTTGGTCCAGTTTAG